GCTATCAGGCACAGTAAATTCTATTACTCTTGTAAAaaatgaagaattttttttatctcgaTAACCATCTAAAATAATTCTAATGAAAACCAAACATTACTTTTTACAGCTATGGCCCGGTCTAGTAATATCATCGCTTTGCGTAGTAATTCTTCATTTGTCTATACAGCCAGTACTTCATAGTATCTGCATATAAATACGAAATAACTCGTACTCCTTTGAGACAGAAACCAAGTCTGAATGCTTGATATGGGTAAATCATTAGTGCGTTTTGCAGTTTGCTGTCAAGCTATTTAAAAAGCAGaatgaatataaatttgttttctttgatCTGTCATCTAAATTTACATTCCATGTGCAATGCATAGGAATTtgtaatactatttatttttatttaattttgtttaactgaagtagggcacatcgggaaatttcctgctcaaaatatggagcagcccgactggggaagtacctcgaccttacagaatatcacagctaaataatactgctttcaagcagtgttgtgttcctgtcgttGAGTTAAGTGACCAGAACTCCTTGGTCTATATATCGTCTATAAGctctggtaatcgcttaccatcaggtgagacgtacgcttgtttgccgacgtagtaatatatatataaaaaaacatacaattatatGGAGTAGGTGTGTGGTTAAAAGGTGGACTTAAAGTCATAAAGCCGTATCTACTTTAAAACTTACTACAAATATTGATTGAGATAAATGTACAAATTAAGAGCAaaagacaattattaaaaagggacacataatctatacaaatattataaagctaaagagtctgtttgtttttttaaataaattaacctcAGGAAtaactggttcgaattgaaaacttGTTTTTGTCTTGAATGGTTTGTTTACCGAGGGagggtaaataaaatttaatttggcacgatttttcctcaaattaatgcgACTCAATCTGCAGGGCACAGCAagtctacatacatatattttagttttaagcttaaaatataaagataaaaaaatatatatctcttTTTTTAAAACCGTTGAAATATTAGAggaaaagataataataataattctatgaAATAAAGTGGTTTCCTTTTACTGAAAACATTACGTCGTCTCCCGAGTAGGATAAGACAGTAAGACGCTTGGGAACTGTACGCCAACGCCTATTTGATGATGATTTATAGGAACGACCTTTTACTGTCAAGCTTGATAAAATACTCCAGTCGTTGCATTTCTTCTAAATTTATTGAATTCTATATTATTAACGAGCCCGTTGGCACAATTGGGTTGACCCCACTTTCCGCTCCAAGGACTGTGGGTTTAATGCCTGCCACGAGTTTTAGCTAaagttttaactaaatttagagTTAGAGGGGTAAAACTGTTAACTAAAACTACTTTTATGATTCAGAGCAAATTTCATGGGTGTTGGTTTTTTATGCAAGAAAGAATAAAttaactgagttagggcacagcaggaatttcctgctcaaaatatggagcagcccgactggggtagtacctcgtaccttacagaagttcacagctaaataatactactttcaagcagtgctatgttcctgtggtgaataagatgaacagagctcttggggggattaggggtagggtcggcaacgcacttgcgatgctacTGGGGTTGCAGTAGTCTATAGGCTGTGGTAATCGCTAGCCAtaatgtgagccgtacgcttgtttgtcgatctagttatataaaaaataatttaattcatacattaattattttcaattactgTATACCTATCTATGTTTCTTACGCAATTTGTGTTAATTGCAAATTcatcatataaattttttaaagacgGTTCTCTATCACGTTTGTCATTTACTTTATATCAGAATCTGTGTCATTTATTATCTTACTCATATAAATACCAATCTCATTAATAATTGCAGAGAGAAAGTTATTTCATCTGCTTACATAATTGTATGTCATTTTAATTTCCAATTTTTAAACTGACAGTGACATATTCATTCAACACTCACACTATGAGCCTTCGTGGCGTAATCGGCTAGCGCGTTCGGCTGTTAACCGAAAGGTTGGTGCTTCGAGCCCACCCGGGGGcgataagtattttttttcataagtatTATGCTATTATAGAGTCTTACCTATCTTTACTTAGAAgaccaatatttatataattgtatcaGAGCCTCCGTGGCGCAATCGGCTAGCGCGTTCGGCTGTTAACCGAAAGGATGGTGGTTCGAGCCCACCCGGGGgcgaaaacaattttttttcttggtaCATATTAGAAAggcattatattattttagcatTATTTGCATACATTGTAAcactaaataaaacaatatctaaaaAGCTCCGTAATTCAATCCGAGAATTGTGctgtcaaatataaatttttagcaCAACTTgacagattaatatttttagagtaCCGCACGAAATACATTTCCTTCAccatattcttaaatattaaggtaatatttatattattgtctaATAGTCTCCATAATGCAGTTGGCTAGCTTCTTCGGCTGTTAACCGAAAGGTTGGTGGTTCGAGCCCATCTGGGGTCAGTCTTTAGACTTTCATGTCCTGCTTCACGATGTGTGGACATGTTAAGGAACTTTCTGCTTTCTGCGACatccataattatatatacatactgtCCCAGGCACTGTTCTTGAAGTTTACCTGTTATATGCCTCTGTAGGTATAATTCTAAGAAGTaatcataattttaacataatttatttaaaccataaaataaactctaacatattattttgataaatattaaaattggtaaTCTTATAGGTCTTTCCAATATATTGAAAACCCTTCCGTTTTAAATGAAGATAAATgacaacttatattttaatgttcatacggggattaacgcgaacaaaattttttaaggtaaaatatattaccttgaggcctgacgtttcggccaggttacaccagccgtgGTCGCAGGCAGACTGATCCAGCGATGTCACGACTCCGCTGTCAGGGTAGATGTTTCTTCATCCACCCTCAACTCGTGATTATTGTCATTTGTACCGCGACACACAACACTTATTATGTCCCTATTCTGTAAGTCAACCGGAAGGTGCCTATTCTGATATTTAACCGACTGCGAACTAAAACGAGgttgtgtaattttaatcacTGGGTTCCATGTCGGGGATAGTTTGAAACCGTCTTCGCGATTGAATGTTTTGTGTTTCTTAATTTCAATTGCTTCTCGCACTAGTCTTGAGTAAAAGTGGCGATCTGTGGAGAGGATTTCCGTGCGATGGAATTCGATCCAGTGATTAATGCCCGGTTGTAATATATGTTCGGCTATCGCTGATTTATTCGTTTGTCGGTTTTTTACAGCGGCGATATGTTCTTTGACCCTTTCAGCTATCGTCCGCTTAGTCTGGCCTATGTAAGAACTGCCGCAGCTGCAGTTTATCCTATAGACACCTGGTGTTTGTAACGGCAAAACATCCTTCGGTGTGCCCACTATGTTGCTAACCTTTGCCCCCGGCGTAAAGATAGTGGGTATTGAATATTTCTTCAATAGACCGCCGATCTTGTCTGTCACTCCTCTCACATAGGGCATGTAGGCCGGTTGTCGTTTAACTTCCGGATGTTTGCGTCTTTTTGTCGGTTGCCTGGTTTGTCTGTTCACTTGATATCCGTTGTTCGCAAGTACCTCCTGAACATGGTCCAGCTCCTGCTCCAAATGTTCAGGGTCACAGAGATCCTGAGCTCTGTTCTTTAACGAGGTTACAACGGACTGTAAGTGACGAGGATGGTGGTGTGACGATGCGTGTAGGTACCTATCGGTGTGTGTCGGTTTGCGGTATACACAGTGCGATAAGGACCCATTAGGTTTCACTTTTATTCGTACATCTAGGAAAGGTAGCGATCTTTCCGCCTCCATTTCATATGTAAATATCATCTTAGGATGAATGGAGTTTAAATGTTGTATATATTGATCCACCTCTATTCTACTACCCTTGACGATGCTAAAAATATCATCTACGTATCTTTTCCACAGTCTGATGATCTTCGGTCCAAGGCTGAGAGCTTTCTCTTCAAAATGTTCCATCCAGAGGTTGGCAAGTACCGGGGCTACTGGACTACCCATTGCGACACCATCGATCTGGAGGTAGTACTGACCTTGGAAAAGAAAATAGTTACCCTCTAGGCAGTGCTTTAGTAGATCAATATAATTTAACGGCATTTCGCTATCCCTAAGTTTCTCTCTCACTACGTCCAGACACTCATCTATTGGAACATTGGTGAAAAGGGACTCCACATCAAAGCTCACCATTATTTCATTCGGTTCCAATGTAATCTCCTTGATTATTTGAACGAAGTGGCGTGAATCCTTAACATAAGACGGTGATTTACCCACAAATGGCTGCAATACTGATGCGACGTGCTTTGCAAGGTCGTAAGTAGGAGAGGCGATTTGACTTACGATAGGCCGCAGCGGCACGCCGGACTTATGTATTTTAGGCAAGCCATATAACCTAGGTGGTTGGTGTGCTTTAGGTCTATAAAGTCTTTCGTACTCGTCTTCTGTAAACAGGTCCTGGTTTTCCTGTATCAAAGTGCGTATTTTGCGTGTGACCCTGGCCGTGGGATTGTATGAGACCGGTTTATATACCTTTTTATCACACAATAGTTCCCGTATTTTTTGTTGGTAATCAGTCGTATTCATCACTACAGTGGCGTTTCCTTTGTCAGCCTTAAGCACTAAGATGTCCTGGTTGTCCCGAACACTTTTCAGTGCTTGACGCTCTTCTGTAGTAATGTTGGTAGCAGGCGGTTTCGATTTCCGTAATATTACCGCGACGTCCTGTCTGAGAGTATCCGCATCACTGTCCGGTATTTTATTACGTGCTATCGTTTCTTCAACACTGCTGATTACATTCTCATACGGTATTCGCTTAGGTGTTAAAGCGAAATTCATACCTTTAGCCAAGATGTAATTAAAGTGTAGTGTTAGTCTATCTCGTGAAGATTATGAATTGTGTGATCGGGTTACGTATCTACAAGCGTGCCGTACCTATGAACTATGCAGTACTACCCACGATCGAAAATTCTCGAAGATATATAATCGACGGTATACTGAGAACCGAGCGTCACCCGCAATTTCGAGCCATCCGAAAGATACCGTTATAAACCTTTCGAACACGAGTCTAGATGACATTGCAATTAACATCTTGGCTAAAGGTATGAATTTCGCTTTAACACCTAAGCGAATACCGTATGAGAATGTAATCAGCAGTGTTGAAGAAACGATAGCACGTAATAAAATACCGGACAGTGATGCGGATACTCTCAGACAGGACGTCGCGGTAATATTACGGAAATCGAAACCGCCTGCTACCAACATTACTACAGAAGAGCGTCAAGCACTGAAAAGTGTTCGGGACAACCAGGACATCTTAGTGCTTAAGGCTGACAAAGGAAACGCCACTGTAGTGATGAATACGACTGATTACCAACAAAAAATACGGGAACTATTGTGTGATAAAAAGGTATATAAACCGGTCTCATACAATCCCACGGCCAGGGTCACACGCAAAATACGCACTTTGATACAGGAAAACCAGGACCTGTTTACAGAAGACGAGTACGAAAGACTTTATAGACCTAAAGCACACCAACCACCTAGGTTATATGGCTTGCCTAAAATACATAAGTCCGGCGTGCCGCTGCGGCCTATCGTAAGTCAAATCGCCTCTCCTACTTACGACCTTGCAAAGCACGTCGCATCAGTATTGCAGCCATTTGTGGGTAAATCACCGTCTTATGTTAAGGATTCACGCCACTTCGTTCAAATAATCAAGGAGATTACATTGGAACCGAATGAAATAATGGTGAGCTTTGATGTGGAGTCCCTTTTCACCAATGTTCCAATAGATGAGTGTCTGGACGTAGTGAGAGAGAAACTTAGGGATAGCGAAATGCCGTTAAATTATATTGATCTACTAAAGCACTGCCTAGAGGGTAACTATTTTCTTTTCCAAGGTCAGTACTACCTCCAGATCGATGGTGTCGCAATGGGTAGTCCAGTAGCCCCGGTACTTGCCAACCTCTGGATGGAACATTTTGAAGAGAAAGCTCTCAGCCTTGGACCGAAGATCATCAGACTGTGGAAAAGATACGTAGATGATATTTTTAGCATCGTCAAGGGTAGTAGAATAGAGGTGGATCAATATATACAACATTTAAACTCCATTCATCCTAAGATGATATTTACATATGAAATGGAGGCGGAAAGATCGCTACCTTTCCTAGATGTACGAATAAAAGTGAAACCTAATGGGTCCTTATCGCACTGTGTATACCGCAAACCGACACACACCGATAGGTACCTACACGCATCGTCACACCACCATCCTCGTCACTTACAGTCCGTTGTAACCTCGTTAAAGAACAGAGCTCAGGATCTCTGTGACCCTGAACATTTGGAGCAGGAGCTGGACCATGTTCAGGAGGTACTTGCGAACAACGGATATCAAGTGAACAGACAAACCAGGCAACCGACAAAAAGACGCAAACATCCGGAAGTTAAACGACAACCGGCCTACATGCCCTATGTGAGAGGAGTGACAGACAAGATCGGCGGTCTGTTGAAGAAATATTCAATACCCACTATCTTTACGCCGGGGGCAAAGGTTAGCAACATAGTGGGCACACCGAAGGATGTTTTGCCGTTACAAACACCAGGTGTCTATAGGATAAACTGCAGCTGCGGCAGTTCTTACATAGGCCAGACTAAGCGGACGATAGCTGAAAGGGTCAAAGAACATATCGCCGCTGTAAAAAACCGACAAACGAATAAATCAGCGATAGCCGAACATATATTACAACCGGGCATTAATCACTGGATCGAATTCCATCGCACGGAAATCCTCTCCACAGATCGCCACTTTTACTCAAGACTAGTGCGAGAAGCAATTGAAATTAAGAAACACAAAACATTCAATCGCGAAGACGGTTTCAAACTATCCCCGACATGGAACCCAgtgattaaaattacacaacCTCGTTTTAGTTCGCAGTCGGTTAAATATCAGAATAGGCACCTTCCGGTTGACTTACAGAATAGGGACATAATAAGTGTTGTGTGTCGCGGTACAAATGACAATAATCACGAGTTGAGGGTGGATGAAGAAACATCTACCCTGACAGCGGAGTCGTGACATCGCTGGATCAGTCTGCCTGCGACcacggctggtgtaacctggccgaaacgtcaggcctcaaggtaatatattttaccttaaaaaattttgttcgcgttaatccccgtatgaacattaaaatataataatgaaacgcgaaagtttaaaagttgttaAATGACAACTTTACCATAAACACAAACACCATACATTCTACGTGATATATCCTTTATTTGATGGGGTAACCTATGGCTGCTTACAAACATTACCACAAGTTCTCTAACAGTAGTAAAGTTaagctgaaataaattattattgctatctCTGTCACTCATTATATGTTAAAAAGTGACAGAAATTGGTTTTCAGTCTACCCTCATTTGGTTAGAGGATATCGTATGTAATATCGTTTTGAGGCTTAAAgtgtttgttgttgttattaaaaatgattaaatgagcaaaattaattttgtatattgacaataattagtaaatttatttgttttcgatTTATGGtggtattaaatatatcaaactttcaaactaacattttttttgactGAGTAATACAAACAATATCAACAATCGCTTTGGTGTGGTGCGTATGTTATGAACGCGCCTAACAAGCGACGGTCTGctgattcgattcccgctcaggatggatatttgaatttatacaaataattcttTCCGGACTGGGTGACTGTTTAGTGAACTatcccaccgtgcctcaaagAGCACGTTTAGCTATCGGCCCCAGTTGTTATTATAGATGCTTGACAgcaattaatactatttttttttcttcatacaactaggtcagcaatcAAGTGTACGGTTCACTTGATGATAAACGATTATAATAGGTTATAGATGCCTACAACACATCAAGCATCCCaagagcgttgccgaccttaaCTCCAATCCCGCCAAGGTCATGGTAACCTAATCcactacagaaacacaacatcgcttgaaagcagtattatttagccgtggtCTTCTGTAACGTAGGTAGGCTTCTGTAGA
Above is a window of Melitaea cinxia chromosome 19, ilMelCinx1.1, whole genome shotgun sequence DNA encoding:
- the LOC123662789 gene encoding uncharacterized protein LOC123662789, which translates into the protein MNFALTPKRIPYENVISSVEETIARNKIPDSDADTLRQDVAVILRKSKPPATNITTEERQALKSVRDNQDILVLKADKGNATVVMNTTDYQQKIRELLCDKKVYKPVSYNPTARVTRKIRTLIQENQDLFTEDEYERLYRPKAHQPPRLYGLPKIHKSGVPLRPIVSQIASPTYDLAKHVASVLQPFVGKSPSYVKDSRHFVQIIKEITLEPNEIMVSFDVESLFTNVPIDECLDVVREKLRDSEMPLNYIDLLKHCLEGNYFLFQGQYYLQIDGVAMGSPVAPVLANLWMEHFEEKALSLGPKIIRLWKRYVDDIFSIVKGSRIEVDQYIQHLNSIHPKMIFTYEMEAERSLPFLDVRIKVKPNGSLSHCVYRKPTHTDRYLHASSHHHPRHLQSVVTSLKNRAQDLCDPEHLEQELDHVQEVLANNGYQVNRQTRQPTKRRKHPEVKRQPAYMPYVRGVTDKIGGLLKKYSIPTIFTPGAKVSNIVGTPKDVLPLQTPGVYRINCSCGSSYIGQTKRTIAERVKEHIAAVKNRQTNKSAIAEHILQPGINHWIEFHRTEILSTDRHFYSRLVREAIEIKKHKTFNREDGFKLSPTWNPVIKITQPRFSSQSVKYQNRHLPVDLQNRDIISVVCRGTNDNNHELRVDEETSTLTAES
- the LOC123662788 gene encoding uncharacterized protein LOC123662788, with the protein product MNFALTPKRIPYENVISSVEETIARNKIPDSDADTLRQDVAVILRKSKPPATNITTEERQALKSVRDNQDILVLKADKGNATVVMNTTDYQQKIRELLCDKKVYKPVSYNPTARVTRKIRTLIQENQDLFTEDEYERLYRPKAHQPPRLYGLPKIHKSGVPLRPIVSQIASPTYDLAKHVASVLQPFVGKSPSYVKDSRHFVQIIKEITLEPNEIMVSFDVESLFTNVPIDECLDVVREKLRDSEMPLNYIDLLKHCLEGNYFLFQGQYYLQIDGVAMGSPVAPVLANLWMEHFEEKALSLGPKIIRLWKRYVDDIFSIVKGSRIEVDQYIQHLNSIHPKMIFTYEMEAERSLPFLDVRIKVKPNGSLSHCVYRKPTHTDRYLHASSHHHPRHLQSVVTSLKNRAQDLCDPEHLEQELDHVQEVLANNGYQVNRQTRQPTKRRKHPEVKRQPAYMPYVRGVTDKIGGLLKKYSIPTIFTPGAKVSNIVGTPKDVLPLQTPGVYRINCSCGSSYIGQTKRTIAERVKEHIAAVKNRQTNKSAIAEHILQPGINHWIEFHRTEILSTDRHFYSRLVREAIEIKKHKTFNREDGFKLSPTWNPVIKITQPRFSSQSVKYQNRHLPVDLQNRDIISVVCRGTNDNNHELRVDEETSTLTAES